Within the Mustela lutreola isolate mMusLut2 chromosome 2, mMusLut2.pri, whole genome shotgun sequence genome, the region TATACTGTTCCACAAGTTTGTATTTAGATTGTCTTTTAGAAAGCTAGATTGGTAAAAGTGACACGGCCCTGTTTGAGGAAACCTGGTAGTAAAGAAAAATGTGCAGCATTTGTTTCCGCCCGGTTTCGAACCGGGGACCTTTCGCGTGTTAGGCGaacgtgataaccactacactacggaAACCTCGCTGGCTTCTCAGCTTCAGAATGGCCTAGATATGGATGTAGTTCCATGGACTTCCCGGCACTTAAAGCAGTACTAAGGTagcttttatagaaaaaaatacaaacaaacagaaaaggaaaaatgactacACTTTTAATTGTGTGATGCTGAAAGTATTTTGAAAGTTGGAATTTGCGTGCGATACCCCCcctccgcgcccccccccccccccgcccccggcccctaGGGACGGACCGCTGCAGAAACCTAGCACTGGCTCCTTGCACTTCCTTTTGGTACACTCTCTTCTGtgggaaagaaatgttttatttggcATTCTCTCCCCGCCACGCAGTGCTGAGAAGCCCGGGGCAAGTGCGGGGCTTCGTTGGAGTCCCCCTTCTTGCAGTGGTCTGCAGCAGCAAATGCCACCTCTGTTACTTAGTAACTTGACCCTTCCAGCCTCTGGTGGAAGGACGGGCTTTTTTGAATTTCCTCCCCTGCTCTCATAGACCAACCAGAGGTCCGAACTTGCCTACTTTAAAATTCTCCACACAGTGTGTAGAATTaaggggataaaaaaaatcaaacaccaaGATGCACGTTTTGGCACGCAGTGTACTTAAATTATTCTAATCTTGCACTTCACATGACCGAGGGAATATCGCTTTTCTTGTAAACAGGCAGGCACGTCCTTATgcctaaaaatcaagtatttttagGAAATGAGAATGACCTTACATATCACACAAGGGATAACCAGCTGAGattcttaaaaatcaatcaatcaatcaaaagaaaaaaaaaaaaagcaagactctACCATTTTGGTTTTGAGTACATTTTGCTTAGAAACTGCAGGAAAGAAACACAACAAAGTATTTGCCCATCATATAGAAACaataataaaagtatataaaacccactttttttttctttcaagattttatttaaattcaagttagtttaCATATATTATAGTATCAGTTTCAggggcagaatttagtgattcatctgttgcacataacacccagtgctcattatatcacgtgcccttaatgcccatcacccaattatcccatccctcccccgcccagcacctctcagtttgtttcctatatttaagagtcttaaGGTTTGCTTCCCTGTCTttaccttatttcatttttccttcccttcccctttgttcATCTGTATAAAACCCACGTTAAATCacagcatttttttcctttttcttttcataagttAAGGAGGGTTTCAGAAGCTTCTTCTGAAATTCAGCTTCTTCGACAACTTTCCCCTGTTTCTCTCCACCTTTTCCTACTTTCAAGGGCACATTCCAGAGCTTTCCATGGACAGATGCCTATTAGGCGGAATTTAAagcctttggaaaagaaaattgttttcatgGCCCACCCAGGTATTAGAGAAAGCCACTTGTAAAGGGCTAGATTTGTATCTTCAGGGAAGAAAGTTGGGTTTTCCTGATACTGGCATCTCTGGATTCCAGGGGGTGGCAAGTGACCCAGCCCCTGTGAGAGGCAATCGGTGGGCAGTACTTTGGAGAGTCAATGGGCcaggcctctccctgccccctgcgcGCCCTGGCCAGGGCGCAGGCCTAGTGGGGCAGGCCGGGGCCTTTGTGACGCGACGTTCCTGGCGGTGGGTCTGTTAACTCTGTCCAGGGCCTGTGCCCCCGCACTTTCCGCCCCACTGGCGCAGCCCACAGGCAGGGTGGCCGGTGTGGCCAGGCGACAGGAGGCAGCGGCGGCATGAGCTACTACCAGCTACCAGTGGTGATCGACAACGGCTCAGGAATGATCAAGGCGGGCCTGGCTGGCTCGCGGGAACCCCAGTTTGTATACCCGAATATTATCGGCCGAGCCAAAGGCCAGAACTGGGAGGCCAAGAGCGCGCTAGAACTGTGTGTGGGCGATGAGGCGCAGGAAAGAAGACACTCACTGTCCATCAGGTATGGCCTTCTCCCAGCAGGCAGGACCCACTAGGGGCAGGGGGAATCCAGATGAGGGGCTCAAAGTTGCCAGGATATGGAAACGAGGAACAGGAAAGTTTCAGCCCGCTGGTGCAGGCCACAAATCTCCAAGGGGTGCTAAACATCCAAGAGTGAACATCACTTGCTCTTGGTATCTAAACAGATGTATTCAAATGTATAAAGTTATTCATAAAATATAAGTTCATTAAGAATATCACTTAATTCATAGTACCCTCATCATGTGGGTTtctttaattaattgattttaaaactaTACTATTATGTAAAGAttccctgattttttaaaaatgatttttgtgggggcgcctgggtgtctcagatgttaagcatctgcctcccactggggtcatgatcctggtccgGGGAtcagcccttcatcgggctccctgatcccagggaagcctgcttctcgctctcccactccccatgctgtgttctctctctggctgtgtctctctctgccaaataaataaaatctttaaaaaaaaaataaaggattattTGTCTTCTAAAGGTGGGAAAAATGGAAATCAACAAAAATTGCGGAGGAAGAGAGTAGCTATGCTAACTGTTGCTGGCAGTTACCTTTTCTGCCTGGCTGTCACTGCcctagaaaaattaaaagctgtcattgtaaaaaaacaaaaacaaaaacaaacaacaaaaaacaaaagagcaaaaccTGCTGCCATTTATCTTATTGCTTTTCCTACAGCTATCCAGTGGAGCGTGGTCTGGTTACTTCCTGGGGAGACATGGAAATCATGTGGAAGCATATCTATGATCATAATCTGAAGCTAAAGGCCTGTGATGGCCCAGTCTTGATTACCGAGCCAGCACTGAACCCACTGGTGAACCGGCAACAGATCACTGAAGTGTTTTTTGAGCATTTGCAGGTTCCTGCCTTCTATATGTGCATCCAAGGGGTGCTTGCTCTCTTTGCCGCTGGCTTCACAACTGGCTTTGTGTTGAATTCAGGTGCTGGGGTGACCCAGTGTGTGCCCATCTTCGAGGGTTACTGTCTGCCTCATGGCGTCCAGCAGCTAGATCTGGCAGGCCTTGACCTCACCAACTACCTCATGATGCTGTTGAAGGACCATGGCATCATGTTGCTTAGTACTGCAGACAGAAAGATTGTTGCAGACATTAAGGAAACCTCTTGTTATGTGGTAATGAACTATGAAGAGGAAATGGCCAAGAATCCTGAGTTTGTAGAGAAAGTTTACCACCTGCCTGATGGAAAGATGATCAAGCTCCAGGACCAGCTCTTTCATTGTCCAGAGGCCCTCTTCTCTCCACATCTTATGAACCTTGATACCCCTGGCATCGATAAGTTGTGTTTCAGCAGCATAATGAAATGCGATACGGACCTGAGGAATTCGTTTTTCTCTAATATTGTCCTTGCTGGGGGATCAACCTCTTTCCCTGGTTTGGACAAGCGGCTAGTTAAAGATATAGCAAATATGGTACCTGCCAATACGCCAGTGCAGGTTACAGCTCCCCCAGAAAGGAAACTGTCAGTGTGGATGGGAGGCTCTATTCTTGCATCCCTGTCTGCCTTCCAGGACATGTGGATCACCGAGGCCGAGTTTAAAGAAGTTGGACCCAACATAGTACATCAAAGGTGCTTCTGAATACAGATGAAAtggttagaaaaaaatgttttgagtatTTGTGACAGAAAACTGTATATTATAAGTACCTGGGGGAACAGGAAGTATTTGAATTATTGGACTGTCCATGTCTCTTGCATTTCTATGTTGGGGGAAAATAATGGTAAAGTAAACCATTGAGTAGAGCCAAATTAAATGCTAGAGGAAACTATTCTTGACCTTGGAGATCTTGTACTTCCTTTGGAAAAAGAACAATTTGTAGTACAACATGTGTGCCAAATGAGTGATATAGATTTAAGTTTGTTAAGGTTTATGGAAAGAAGGTTGTTGTGAGGAAAGATTTTATAGCAAAGGTATGCCATCATGAATGGAGTGGCATTAGAATGGGTGTgtggtagaggaagaggaagagggcagATATCCAGAAAAGCATAATGGAAAAGAGCCAGGGTCTCTGGACGAGAATGAACAAAGCATATTCAAAACACGCTTACCAGACTGGTGGTAGTGAAACGAAGGTCTCACAGGGAACAGGCTAAGAACAAGTCTTTGTGTTAAATGTCCCATAGACAGAGGGGAATaattaaagacaaaaagcagGAGACACAGGAAATTAAGATGAATGTGGTTGTAGTTTGGAAGATAAATTGGACTGGGAAGGCCCTGGAGATTTGATCAGTTAATTTATTAATCTAGATATAAAGTAGTCAAGTTTTATACTCAAGATTATAGGCAAtaggaattaaaaagaagaaattgcaaAAAACTGACAAGTCTTGGTGTCAAATTAGATATGAATGGTAGAAGAAAGGTGTAAAATGACCTGTATTCCTGATAATGACGGCACTATTAACATAAGTATTTCATATCTGCTCTATACACTGCACTGTGCTAAGTGCAATGAATGCTCAATTAGGAGTCAGAGCCTTTCCTTAAGAAGCCAGCAGTCTAGTATTAGAGGTGAAATTTTTACCTTAATTATAGTAATACTGGATAGAAGTGATTTAATGTTCTCAGAGAAATATGAAATGCTCTGGGGCTCAACGGAGGGAAATACCTTGAAGGCTCAAGGTAGACTTTTCTAGTAGACTTAGGTTTGGGGCTGGGCTTGAAAGACAGCTGGAACTGAAACCCAATGCAATGCCCTTTCCTCAGAATTTAGGGACAGCCTATATGGATTTCGGTCCAGGCTCTACCACCTACCAACTGCACCACAATTTGAAGATcaatttcttcatccataaagtgGGGCTGCTGATCTCTGTCCGTCTCACAGGGTCGTTGTGGGGTTCAAATGGGATAATGTCCCTagagatattttcaaaatacaataaaaggtTTTCTTGGTTATAGAATTAGATAACTTAGAGGTCCAACTTAGATGCTACTTCCTCCACGCAGCCAAAATTCATTTTGTACTCCAGCATATTGCATTACTTGTACTTCTATTGACCACTTAATTTATGCAACCTTACTTGGTTTGCTTGTCTTTCTCCTGCACTAGCTATGTTCTTAGAAGTTAGGGATTGCAGAATTTCCCTTTTCATCTCTATCTCCCTCCCTGATGCTCTCTATGGTGCACTCCCGGTAAGTATGTAGAGATTTAGAACTGACCAGAAGCATACTCTGGGCAGTGGGAACGTTAGTGCAAAGGCTCCAAGGTGTAAAAACAATGGGCACATTGTACAAGTAGCAGTAAGTAGACCTGAGTCAAGCATTTGTGAAGAGATGCATTTTGTTCCTTGGTACTTCTCTCCCACTTTAGTGATTGTAGGCAAACCTAGATTGGATAAAGTGTGGAAAATAATTCTCTGAGGGCAGTTTGAACAGTTGATGCTGCACTCACTAGATTCAAAATCACTGTAGAGAGCATGAACTCACTTTTCACTTTAGAATTcttaaagtgctttttttttttctaaaagaaaataaggcTACCTAATTATCTGACTTCAACTTTGACATCCCAGAGAGATGGGCAAGACAAGTCTTATTACCATTTTACAAATTAAGAAATTGAGATTTAAACAGGTTAGTAGTTTAGACTTAAGTTTAAAGTGATCCCAAAGTAGCTTGCTACATTAGGCAGGCCAACGATCCTTAAGCATGGTCTCAGGTAGTTAACCCAACCACCAATCTGGACTATTCTGTACTGACTTCAGCCTCTAACATGGGGTCATAGATGATCCTTCTCAAATAATCTAGGGATAGAGAATAAAGTTAGAAAATCACGTTTGTATTTTCCCCGCCCTTACAATCTTTGGAAACCGATGCCCCTAACATTTAGCTTTTCTCTCAGATTGACGTGTCCACAGCGACAGCTCCCCAGAATTCACCCAATGCAACATGAATTCAACAATCAGGATCTGCCAGTTGTATGTAAAACAGTATTACACCGGCTATTATGGAAACCCGCTACAACTTATGGTGGattgttcttttttaaactaGTCACAATATTAAAGCAAAGTCAACGACTGAGAAGCTTTTATTCGTAATAAAAGGTAGATTCCATCCTGAATGTTAAAATTAAGAACGAAGTAGTTATACTTAATAAAACCCACTCTTTGTTCAAGGAGAAGTTGGAAGAGCGGCATTCTAATGAGAGAGGAGCAGGGTAGGAACTCCAAGGCGGTCCAAGGAGCTGCGCCAATATTCTGGTTTAGTCAAGGCTGTCCGAGaatctattttcttaaagatctcTAACAAATGTGAGTTACGAATCCCTGTTCTGTTTCCCCGGCCCTAAAATTTTTCTGTGAACTCCACTTTTTAAGATGGTTGAGCGCACCGTGTCCGGTCCGTAG harbors:
- the ACTRT3 gene encoding actin-related protein T3; translation: MSYYQLPVVIDNGSGMIKAGLAGSREPQFVYPNIIGRAKGQNWEAKSALELCVGDEAQERRHSLSISYPVERGLVTSWGDMEIMWKHIYDHNLKLKACDGPVLITEPALNPLVNRQQITEVFFEHLQVPAFYMCIQGVLALFAAGFTTGFVLNSGAGVTQCVPIFEGYCLPHGVQQLDLAGLDLTNYLMMLLKDHGIMLLSTADRKIVADIKETSCYVVMNYEEEMAKNPEFVEKVYHLPDGKMIKLQDQLFHCPEALFSPHLMNLDTPGIDKLCFSSIMKCDTDLRNSFFSNIVLAGGSTSFPGLDKRLVKDIANMVPANTPVQVTAPPERKLSVWMGGSILASLSAFQDMWITEAEFKEVGPNIVHQRCF